A part of Limihaloglobus sulfuriphilus genomic DNA contains:
- the bcp gene encoding thioredoxin-dependent thiol peroxidase has product MSELKVGDKAPDFSLVNQNSETVTLSRLKGKKVLVYFYPKADTPGCTKQACSIRDTSENLKQKSITAIGISPDEPDKIKKFDDKYNLGFDLLSDPNHETAQAWGAWGEKSMYGKKYMGIIRSSFLVDEKGRISQASYKVKPEDTIKNALEALE; this is encoded by the coding sequence ATGTCTGAACTGAAAGTAGGCGATAAGGCCCCGGATTTTTCTCTGGTAAATCAAAATTCAGAAACCGTAACACTATCCAGACTTAAAGGCAAAAAGGTGCTTGTTTATTTCTACCCCAAAGCAGACACACCCGGCTGTACAAAACAGGCCTGCAGTATCAGGGATACATCGGAAAACCTAAAGCAGAAAAGCATAACAGCTATAGGCATCAGCCCGGATGAACCGGACAAGATCAAAAAGTTTGACGATAAATACAATCTCGGGTTCGACCTGCTCAGCGATCCGAACCACGAAACAGCCCAGGCCTGGGGAGCCTGGGGCGAGAAATCCATGTACGGCAAAAAATATATGGGCATAATACGCTCTTCATTTCTTGTTGACGAGAAAGGACGCATATCGCAGGCAAGCTATAAGGTAAAACCGGAAGATACAATCAAAAACGCTCTTGAAGCTCTGGAATAG
- a CDS encoding PrsW family intramembrane metalloprotease, giving the protein MIKTFSMRIKACSSLAGRFLHVDDYPTMKDFLVKIFIPAAVVVFSVNFFFGGDYKNSKLISAQKAFENGSYKYAFYLYSELLDEDSLNPLYHRELLKTQFMIKNSGKIYHTDNFVRGQYVLMSKENDPGTSDMGFYGLGIYYTLRGEYITALRNFSTIKNRNVPYVNNSAGIAFLGINKPDIAESHFRREIELGGFVEGAARNLSYLYQQQGELDKIYELSKDPKAGRFVPSKLTSEAMVSQSRFFSYFIESLKSKGITLSGFIAAVIVLIIWTAFLQRLHSNGKANTVWLLSALLLGMFFAEFCSIYYDIIYHGLDLKIGQSPIRDLIYCIFGVGLIEESMKLLPFLIILKISGQINKPIDYIIYASISALGFAFMENLNYFKSPGLSIVSVRTLSAVVLHMSLTSFAVYGLVYAKYIKNNKHKIAWLGGTWAAAVVIHGLYDFWLSAEWINDVFKLTSIIILIMAAREFGLIINKSLYMGRQFQDNPTKITSSTRYLVYSLSAVFLSQHFITGWQLGAYQANLGSVRSFIVFYILAIIIVKSLGSSGVLQDCGRRELKTVQQSSPSAQCSRA; this is encoded by the coding sequence ATGATTAAAACTTTTTCTATGCGCATTAAGGCTTGCAGCAGCCTTGCAGGTCGATTTCTACATGTCGATGATTATCCGACAATGAAAGATTTCCTTGTTAAAATATTCATACCGGCAGCTGTTGTAGTTTTCTCTGTAAATTTTTTCTTCGGTGGTGATTACAAAAACTCTAAACTTATTTCTGCTCAAAAGGCTTTTGAAAACGGCAGTTACAAATACGCGTTTTATCTTTATAGCGAGCTCTTAGACGAGGATTCCTTGAATCCGCTCTACCACCGTGAGCTGCTTAAAACCCAATTCATGATAAAAAATTCAGGTAAAATTTACCATACCGATAATTTTGTACGCGGCCAGTATGTTTTGATGTCTAAAGAAAACGATCCGGGCACATCTGACATGGGCTTTTACGGCCTGGGCATTTACTACACTCTGCGCGGAGAGTATATCACTGCACTTCGTAATTTCAGTACAATCAAAAACAGAAATGTGCCTTACGTAAATAACTCAGCAGGAATTGCATTTCTCGGTATAAACAAGCCTGATATAGCAGAATCACATTTCCGAAGGGAGATAGAGCTTGGAGGCTTTGTCGAGGGTGCCGCCAGGAATCTCAGTTACCTGTATCAGCAGCAGGGAGAACTTGACAAGATATATGAGCTCTCCAAAGATCCCAAAGCGGGCAGATTTGTTCCTTCTAAACTGACCAGTGAGGCAATGGTAAGCCAGAGCAGGTTTTTTTCATATTTCATTGAATCATTAAAATCTAAAGGGATAACTTTGAGCGGGTTCATTGCCGCGGTAATCGTCCTTATAATCTGGACAGCTTTCCTGCAGCGGCTGCATTCGAACGGCAAAGCTAATACTGTATGGCTTCTATCCGCCCTTCTTCTTGGCATGTTTTTCGCCGAATTCTGTTCGATTTATTATGATATTATTTACCACGGACTGGATCTCAAGATAGGACAAAGCCCGATCCGCGACCTTATTTACTGTATATTCGGTGTCGGCCTTATCGAAGAATCTATGAAACTTTTGCCGTTTTTGATAATTTTGAAAATATCCGGGCAGATCAATAAACCCATTGATTATATAATTTATGCTTCTATATCCGCCCTTGGATTTGCTTTTATGGAGAATTTGAACTATTTCAAATCTCCCGGCCTAAGTATAGTCAGCGTCAGGACACTTTCTGCCGTTGTTCTGCACATGTCTCTTACATCTTTTGCCGTTTATGGTCTTGTCTATGCCAAATACATCAAAAATAACAAACACAAAATCGCCTGGCTTGGCGGAACATGGGCGGCGGCGGTTGTTATCCACGGACTTTATGATTTCTGGCTTTCTGCGGAATGGATTAACGATGTATTTAAACTTACATCGATAATCATACTTATAATGGCTGCAAGAGAATTTGGCCTGATAATAAATAAATCATTATATATGGGCCGGCAATTCCAGGATAATCCGACAAAAATAACAAGCAGTACGCGTTACCTGGTTTATTCGCTTTCTGCAGTATTCCTTTCGCAGCACTTTATTACCGGCTGGCAGCTTGGAGCCTACCAGGCAAATCTGGGCAGCGTACGAAGTTTCATTGTTTTCTATATCCTGGCGATTATAATCGTTAAGTCCCTGGGCAGCTCCGGAGTTTTACAAGACTGCGGCCGCAGAGAACTTAAAACTGTTCAGCAGAGCTCGCCATCTGCGCAATGCAGCCGGGCTTAA